A segment of the Vibrio aquimaris genome:
GCTCCTTGGGTCGGTGTCAATGAAGACCCGGTTACAGGCTCAGCCCATTGTGCTTTGTCAGCGTATTGGTCAGAAAAACTCCATAAAGACAAACTTACCGCTTATCAAGCTTCAGCAAGAGGTGGTTACGTCCATATGGAACAATTAGAAAATGACCGAGTAAAGCTTACAGGACAAGCTGTTACTTCACTTAAAGGTACTTTATTTGTCTAAATAGAATATTAAAAAAAGCAACCTACGCTGCTTTTTTATGTTTCCGATTTAGCGCTGTTTATTACGAGCTCCCTGCTCACCTGCGCTTCTTCGAGTCTTTCTTCGAGCGGGGTTATTACTGCGACCACCACTGTTTACTCTCTCTTCATGGCGTTTTACCGCACGGCGGATCTTCTGGCTACGAGAGCGCTCACGTTTACGTGACGTATTGGCTTTGTTTTCGTCCAATAGCGTCTCTTTCTCTGGACGTAGTTCTACAAGCTCACGCAAGTAGTTTACCTCTTTAAGATCAAGCTCCATCCATCCACCACGAGGCAGTTTCTTATCAAGGAAAATATCCCCGTAGCGAACACGCTTTAAGCGGCTAACTGTACAGTCCTGAGATTCCCACAAACGACGTACTTCTCGATTACGCCCTTCATTAATGACAACATAAAAGGTGTGATTCATTCCATCACCACCTGCATACACCACATCTTCAAAACGTGCAGTGCCATCATCCAGTTCCACGCCACTTACAAGGTTACGGACTTTCTTCTCATCAACGTCACCAAATACGCGAACCAAATATTCACGTTCGACTTGTCGACTAGGATGCATCAATCGGTTTGCCAATTCACCATCAGTAGTAAACAGAAGTAGCCCAGATGTATTCGCATCTAAACGACCCACAGAAATCCAACGAGAACCACGAATCTTCGGCAGACGGTCAAAAACAGTGCGACGGCCTTCTGGATCATGACGAGTACAAAGCTCTCCCTCAGGCTTATAATAAGCGAGTACGCGACAAACCACTTCTTCCTGTGCTTTGGCAGAAACAATATGTCCATCGATACGAACAACAGCATTTTCATCTTCTAGTCGCTCACCAAGCTTAGCAACGACTCCATTCACACTCACGCGACCTGCTTTAATTAAAGTTTCGAGTTCGCGTCGTGAACCATGACCTGCTCTCGCGAGTATTTTCTGTAATTTCTCGTTCATTCATCTACCTATGTGTCGTCTTCTCAGACGTCGATTCTACATTGCGACCTAAAATCGCGGCCGCATATTATCGCAAAATCTCACTGAAAACGCATGTTTTATTTTCATCGTCAAAAGAGGTTGAGATCCTAGGTAGCGCCACTTCTGAGATTCTTATTCGCCGTTTACTATCTTAAGAATTAAGAAAGGTAATTAACGGGCTCTTCAATTGGCCATGATTGCTCATTCAGTGTATTCAACCACAGGGTAAGTTGTTCTGCAGGCTGCGGGCGACTGATAAAATAGCCTTGCGCATAATCACAACCATTTTCAGTTAACCATTTAAGAGATGCCTTGTCTTCAATACCTTCAGCAACGGTTCTCAAACCAAACTGTTGCGCCAATCTTAACGTTGATCTAGCAATGGTCTTATCATGCTCATCTGTGGCTACATTGAGAATAAACGCCTTATCAATTTTAAGCTCTGAGGCAGGAAGTTGCTTAAGTTGTGACAAAGATGAATACCCAGTACCGTAATCGTCGATTGAAATAGACAAACCGCAGTCAGATAGGCGGTCTAATATTAATAAGGCTTGTTCTGGATCTTCCGCTAGGGCACTTTCTGTTACTTCAATGGTAATCATACTTGCGTCACAACCACACTGAGCAATTAAATTGAGTACCTGACTATCAAAACATTTTTGCTTGAGATTAACGGCTGAAACATTAATCGCCACACCAAGACTAAAGCCAAGTTCTTTCCAAATACCCAGTTGATTAAGCGCATTTTTTATCACCCAGTCAGTAAGGGCATCAATTTGTCCTGTTGTCTCAGCAATTTCGATAAATTCATCAGGTGGAATCATACCAAGTTCAGGGTGTATCCAACGGACTAACGCTTCGACTTTATCAATTCTAGATGTTTTTAAATTCAACTTAGGCTGAAAATGTAAGGTCAATTGATCCCCTTCAATAGCCTCCGTCAGTTCATGAGTAAGGCGGACTCTCATCAGCGCACTTTCCGCCATACTCGACGCAAACTCTAGGCTTGGGACTTTCAATTTCATTGCCTGCTGCAACGCAATACCTGCATTGTGTAACAACTCTCGCGCATTTTCACCGTGCTTCGGATAATAACAATATCCAGACGCGGTATGCAGTGTGACTGATATTCTTTGTAAGTTTACTAGGCCCGACAAACATTGCAGGATCACATTAATACTTTGTTCATCCGCTTGGACCGTATTGCAAGCAGTCAAAAGAGCGAACTCAGAGGGATAAAGTTGATAAAATTGCGCTTCGTCCTCCAAAGCCATCAACCGATTTGCAGCAGCGAGCTGTAGCTCCTCTCCAATATCCAAACCCAGACTGAAATTAAGTTCTTCAAATTCTAAAACCCGGAATCGAATCAGTAAAAACCCATCGCATTCTTTACGAATCAGATAATCGATATCATCAAACAACTTGCGTTTATTTGGCATTTTAGTGAGGTCGGTATGATAAGCTCGAAAATTGAGTTCCGCTTCACGTTCATTAACCGCTTTGTTCATTATGTTGAACTCCTGAGCTAATACTCCCAATTCATCTCTGCGCTGAATATTGAGTTCGATACCAGTCTCACCCCGAGCAATTTGTTGGGCCTTTTTGACGAGCTCTTGGAGCGGTTTCGCGAGATTTTTTGATAAAAAATACGCCGCAATAAGAGAACACCCAAAGGTTGCCAATACAATTAAAACAACTTGTAACCAACGATTCTGCAGCCTAATGAACAGATCTTCTCTGGAAAGATACAAAGATACAAAGATACTACCAGTTCTTTGCCATCATTAAAGCCCACGGTTACTGACGTTGCAATAAAATGGCTATCACTCGATCGTGGTTTGATTTCTAATTCTTGTCCATTGGTTCTGTCTTCCACACTACTGGCCAACAATAACCATTGCCCCCCCTTTTGATAGCCAATATCAACGCTCATACCCGCTAATATCGAAAGTCGTTCGGCTAAGTCGGTATCGACTGCAAAGCCAAAGCCAATCCAAGCAACCGTTTGAGCGCCACTTTGAACTGGCACCAATGCTAACTGGTAAACAACGCCTTTGTATTCATAGAGGATCGGACGATTTTCGTCAGGCAGAACATCGGTCTTTAAGCTGAGTGAACTGGGATCAGTATCCGCACTTGTCTGATTGCTTCGCTTGTCGTAGATAAGCTTTCCGATAAACTCACCATTAGAATCAATCGCAATCGCCAAATCCGCGGTCAACCGCTGCCTATGATTATTTAAAGCAATCAAAAAGCTGCGAGTATCCTCCTTCAACGCCTGCTTTAAACCAAAATCCTTAGCCACCGTTTGAGCAAATGCGGTTAAGTTTTGCGTTCGCTGCGAAAACTGATTCTCAAATACAGCCCGAGCTGTCGTAAGGTGTATCTGCGCCCGCTCGTCCTTTTCTTTCGTATTGGACTGAAGCAGTGAGTAAAAAAGAACACATTGAACAGCGACCAAAACCGTCAAAAAAGACAAAAGGATTTGCGTTTGTATGCTCTTAAACTGATTCATTTAGATAACCCGTAAAAACTGATTGCCTGAGTGCTTTTTTGCTTAGGTATTGGTGACATGTCGTTTTGTAGCTCAAACGTAACTGTTGTTTGTTGGTCTAACTTTTGTTCTAAACTTTCATTCATCTGCGGATGCCAAACAATAATGTCAGCATTCTCTAGTCCGTCAGGCACATGAATCTGACCCATACCAGACGAATCTGTAATGACATAATAAGGCGTATCAATCACTTTGATATAACCGCTCATCCAATCATGGATGTTGCATCCCATCGCAACCACACCCTCAGTTGGAAAGCTCTTCTTTACTTCATGATCTTGTGCCCGAATGATGAAAGACAGTTCAACAGGGCCCGTAATAGAATATATGTGGTGCGAGAAGTCATCTTTATTGGTGAACAGTACCGTCTGATTAACTCTTGCTACCGACACATAAGGCTTAAACGCTCGGCCATCCTGAGCGACCTCTGTGACGAGTGTTTTACTTCCCAAGGGCTCATTAAGGGGTAGGTTTGTCGCTGTTATATAGACAACGGTATCTTTGACTGGATCACCTTTGTTGTCCAACACACGTACGTCTATTGGCGTTGCAAAACTAGCGGCACAAATAAAATAGAAAGTGAAAATGATATAACGCATATTTGATATGTGATTGGTTTAACCTAACAATCAGCATAGCAGTCAGTTGGCAAATTTGCGGTTCGACAGAGCATAAACATCAATGTCTTATGCTCTGTCTAGTCATAATTGGCAGGATTAAAAATCAAATTACTCAAAAGGAGCTGGATCACCAGAGCCCAAACGAGCGATAACGGGCTCATCTTCACTAAAATCAACAACCGTCGTCGGCTGCTCACCTAAGTAACCACCGTTCAGGATACAGTCAACAGCATGTTCAAGCTTGTCTCTAATTTCTTCTGGGTCAGATTCGGTAATGTCATTGCCAGGTAATATCAGTGATGTGGACATTAATGGCTCACCTAAGGCATCAAGTAAATCGAGTGCGATTCGATTATCTGGCACACGAATGCCTATGGTTTTACGTTTACTGTTCATCAAACGTCTAGGCACTTCCTTGGTCCCCTTGAAAATAAACGTATAAGGACCAGGAGTATTATTTTTTAACAGACGAAAAGCACCATTATCTACACGCGCATAGATAGAGAGCTCAGATAAATCACGGCATAACAAAGTGAAGTTATGCTTTTCATCCAATTTACGGATCTTACAGATCCTTTCCAACGCTTGTTTGTTCTCTAATTGACAGCCAAGCGCATATCCCGAGTCAGTGGGATAGATAACAACACCACCATTACGAATGATGGCCACAGCCTGATTAATCAAGCGAGCCTGAGGGTTTTCTGGATGCACATAAAAAAACTGGCTCATTATAATTCCTCATCACTGAGTCTCTCGACTCTATAATTTTTATTAATGCTATGGTCATACGACCGCGTAAATTTACAGTCGGACATGAAGTTAATCTGTGACTTCATACTTTGGCTTGGAAAGTCTAGCTACTTATTGGCCGATTGGCATGTCTTTCCATACTGGTTCGACACCCGATGGTAGCCACAGGTTTCTGCCCAGTTCTGTCCAAGGAGAAGGATAATGAAAGTCGCTCCCCTGAGAAGCCAATAAATTGTATTGTATCGCATAATCTGCCAGATTACGCCTTTCTTGTTGCCCTTGCTGCGGCAGAGCAACTTCCATGGCATCTCCTCCAGCATCAACAAAAGCGCCAATTAATCTTTTGAGCCACTTAGCAGTCAAGTTGTAACGCCCCGGATGGGCAAGCACTGCTAGTCCCCCAGCTTGATGTATCGCATCGACAGCCTCGTTGATAGAGCACCAGTTCGGCGGCACATAACCTGGGTTATTGCGGGTTAGGTATTTTTTAAATACTTGTTGCATCGTCTTAGCATAGCCGTTGTCAACTAGCCATTTCGCAAAATGAGCACGGGTAATCGACGCCTCTCCGGCAATAGCCTTAACCTCTTCATACACCTTATCGTTTGTTGCCTTAGCCAAACGCTCGGCGATTAACTCTGCGCGAACTTGACGATGTTGCTTCTGTTTATCGATCAATTCGCTCAGTTGCTTAGACTCAGGATCAATATCAAGGCCAACAATATGAATATCTTTATTTTGCCATACCGTCGATATTTCTATCCCATTGATAATGGTGATGGGTAACTGATTTGTGTCAACATAGTGATGCGCATGTTTCAGGCCATCCACTGTGTCATGGTCCGTTATGGCCAATACATTAATATCGAAGTCGATTGCTCTGTCTATTAGTTCGCTTACTGATAGCCGTCCATCTGAGGCAGTCGTATGGCTATGTAAATCAATTTTCATAAACTTACTTTTTTAGTTGACTTTTTACGCATGAACTAGTTTACTA
Coding sequences within it:
- a CDS encoding L-threonylcarbamoyladenylate synthase: MSQFFYVHPENPQARLINQAVAIIRNGGVVIYPTDSGYALGCQLENKQALERICKIRKLDEKHNFTLLCRDLSELSIYARVDNGAFRLLKNNTPGPYTFIFKGTKEVPRRLMNSKRKTIGIRVPDNRIALDLLDALGEPLMSTSLILPGNDITESDPEEIRDKLEHAVDCILNGGYLGEQPTTVVDFSEDEPVIARLGSGDPAPFE
- the rnm gene encoding RNase RNM; this encodes MKIDLHSHTTASDGRLSVSELIDRAIDFDINVLAITDHDTVDGLKHAHHYVDTNQLPITIINGIEISTVWQNKDIHIVGLDIDPESKQLSELIDKQKQHRQVRAELIAERLAKATNDKVYEEVKAIAGEASITRAHFAKWLVDNGYAKTMQQVFKKYLTRNNPGYVPPNWCSINEAVDAIHQAGGLAVLAHPGRYNLTAKWLKRLIGAFVDAGGDAMEVALPQQGQQERRNLADYAIQYNLLASQGSDFHYPSPWTELGRNLWLPSGVEPVWKDMPIGQ
- the rluB gene encoding 23S rRNA pseudouridine(2605) synthase RluB codes for the protein MNEKLQKILARAGHGSRRELETLIKAGRVSVNGVVAKLGERLEDENAVVRIDGHIVSAKAQEEVVCRVLAYYKPEGELCTRHDPEGRRTVFDRLPKIRGSRWISVGRLDANTSGLLLFTTDGELANRLMHPSRQVEREYLVRVFGDVDEKKVRNLVSGVELDDGTARFEDVVYAGGDGMNHTFYVVINEGRNREVRRLWESQDCTVSRLKRVRYGDIFLDKKLPRGGWMELDLKEVNYLRELVELRPEKETLLDENKANTSRKRERSRSQKIRRAVKRHEERVNSGGRSNNPARRKTRRSAGEQGARNKQR
- a CDS encoding cache domain-containing protein, whose product is MNQFKSIQTQILLSFLTVLVAVQCVLFYSLLQSNTKEKDERAQIHLTTARAVFENQFSQRTQNLTAFAQTVAKDFGLKQALKEDTRSFLIALNNHRQRLTADLAIAIDSNGEFIGKLIYDKRSNQTSADTDPSSLSLKTDVLPDENRPILYEYKGVVYQLALVPVQSGAQTVAWIGFGFAVDTDLAERLSILAGMSVDIGYQKGGQWLLLASSVEDRTNGQELEIKPRSSDSHFIATSVTVGFNDGKELVVSLYLCIFPEKICSLGCRIVGYKLF
- a CDS encoding putative bifunctional diguanylate cyclase/phosphodiesterase, encoding MNKAVNEREAELNFRAYHTDLTKMPNKRKLFDDIDYLIRKECDGFLLIRFRVLEFEELNFSLGLDIGEELQLAAANRLMALEDEAQFYQLYPSEFALLTACNTVQADEQSINVILQCLSGLVNLQRISVTLHTASGYCYYPKHGENARELLHNAGIALQQAMKLKVPSLEFASSMAESALMRVRLTHELTEAIEGDQLTLHFQPKLNLKTSRIDKVEALVRWIHPELGMIPPDEFIEIAETTGQIDALTDWVIKNALNQLGIWKELGFSLGVAINVSAVNLKQKCFDSQVLNLIAQCGCDASMITIEVTESALAEDPEQALLILDRLSDCGLSISIDDYGTGYSSLSQLKQLPASELKIDKAFILNVATDEHDKTIARSTLRLAQQFGLRTVAEGIEDKASLKWLTENGCDYAQGYFISRPQPAEQLTLWLNTLNEQSWPIEEPVNYLS